In one Colletotrichum destructivum chromosome 2, complete sequence genomic region, the following are encoded:
- a CDS encoding Putative hemerythrin, translating into MPRLSDAIKDDHRKIEQAYRYILTSTTPEDKNRWRNELALELARHCISEEQVLLPILKDRLSDGDSRGAKNHTDRESLKEKICRLKAIPVTDSSFEPELKALWVDMAAHVRDTDHQDVARLEECLTITESEELARQFWETMSMAPTRSNRSADRGPPSQLITDFLATKSGSLKDMDPILRGCR; encoded by the exons ATGCCGAGACTCAGTGACGCTATTAAGGACGACCACCGGAAGATCGAGCAGGCCTACCGATACATCCTCACATCCACGACCCCCGAGGACAAGAACCGCTGGAGGAACGAACTCGCTCTAGAGCTTGCCCGGCATTGCATCAGTGAGGagcaggtgctgctgcccaTCCTCAAGGACCGACTGTCGGATGGCGACTCACGGGGCGCCAAGAACCACACCGACAGGGAGAGC CTGAAAGAAAAGATCTGCCGCCTCAAGGCCATCCCCGTCACCGACTCGAGCTTCGAGCCCGAGCTGAAGGCACTCTGGGTGGACATGGCGGCCCACGTCCGCGACACCGACCACCAGGACGTGGCCCGTCTCGAGGAGTGCCTCACCATTACCGagtccgaggagctggccCGGCAATTTTGGGAGACCATGTCCATGGCGCCAACCCGCAGCAACCGCTCGGCCGACCGGGGGCCTCCGTCCCAGTTGATTACCGACTTCCTCGCCACAAAGAGCGGATCCCTCAAAGACATGGATCCCATTCTGCGGGGCTGTCGATGA
- a CDS encoding Putative major royal jelly protein/protein yellow has translation MRLFSPSVAMMALSVQFASALAPGLSIALSLDRATQGISISTDGRRFLTQRYSTTDAPQAVELLSNGTVSLYPDATWNSWTSNTTLDPRKAFVSIDGARIGPDGRFWVVDGGTTGSDRRLVNGSSKLVGVNLETDLVDKVYYLDNLTDIGSVIDDVRFNGDYAYLSDTAGALVVMDLTTGEGKRVLVNHSSALAWFPMAYNGSLVPGYQGDGSTLSVGLDQIEVSPDGVYLYYQPCNGGMYRIKTEYVNGALTNNTLAASLGDYTEPFALTPSTGGSTIDSEGNIYVSDTNLLAIWKVKPDGSSSILVQDDALIWTDLMWVDADKNLWLPASQMRPGADGLMAEGPNYIFTYPIDAGPSPIDHA, from the coding sequence ATGAGATTGTTCAGTCCTTCCGTCGCCATGATGGCATTGTCCGTCCAGTTTGCATCGGCCCTCGCCCCGGGACTCAGCATCGCGCTGTCTCTAGACCGGGCGACCCAGGGAATCAGCATTTCGACCGATGGACGGCGGTTCCTGACGCAGCGATACTCTACGACGGACGCCCCTCAAGCCGTCGAGCTTCTCAGCAATGGCACGGTCAGTCTCTATCCCGACGCCACCTGGAACTCTTGGACCTCGAACACGACCTTGGACCCCAGAAAGGCCTTCGTAAGCATTGATGGTGCTCGTATCGGCCCCGACGGGCGATTCTGggttgtcgacggcggcaccaCCGGCTCTGACCGTAGGCTTGTCAACGGATCCAGCAAGCTCGTGGGGGTCAACCTCGAAACCGATCTCGTCGACAAGGTCTACTACCTGGACAACCTCACCGACATCGGCAGCGTCATCGATGACGTCCGATTCAACGGTGACTACGCCTACCTCAGCGACACTGCAGGTGCGCTTGTGGTGATGGACCTAACCACCGGCGAGGGCAAACGGGTTCTTGTGAACCACAGTTCCGCGCTCGCGTGGTTCCCGATGGCCTACAATGGGAGCTTGGTCCCGGGATATCAAGGCGATGGCAGCACGCTGTCagtcggcctcgaccagATCGAGGTGTCGCCCGACGGTGTCTATCTCTACTACCAACCTTGCAACGGCGGCATGTACCGCATCAAGACTGAATACGTCAACGGAGCTTTGACAAACAACACACTGGCAGCGAGCCTGGGCGACTACACCGAGCCGTTTGCTCTCACCCCCAGCACTGGAGGTTCGACGATTGACAGCGAGGGAAACATTTACGTCAGCGACACGAACCTTCTCGCCATCTGGAAGGTCAAGCCAGAtgggtcgtcgtcgatcctCGTCCAAGACGATGCGTTGATCTGGACCGACTTGATGTGGGTGGATGCGGACAAGAACCTCTGGCTGCCTGCCTCTCAGATGCGACCCGGCGCGGACGGATTGATGGCTGAAGGGCCAAACTACATATTCACTTACCCCATCGACGCTGGCCCATCTCCCATTGACCACGCGTAG
- a CDS encoding Putative sodium:neurotransmitter symporter encodes MDVLRKIGGWFAPPPNKAEDGRDAWPSRASFLLASMGGCAGMGNLLRYPSQVYNNHGLQWYIPYLMAVFIVAIPVLVLEIAIGQAYRGGSVVAYNNLNQRLKGTGLSLLYVGFVVTPYFVVNLAWIMSYFRHSFTSPLPWTGRGEEFFNRDVVANIDPIEGSLSADGSSVLNYTQYPGTALIGETTGWAAFTFFLMWVSIFRGVGLTGRVVYFTMGLPIVVTIILIGRSVSLENAGEGVKLYFATWRGSELSKGTVWQTACGQVFFSTGVGFGYFTSYASYNRQYSNAVMDSILIVCSNVLFENIAAFAVFGVVGYLGMRPDPENPIGGFTVGFLTLPLAVAEMPGANFWAVALFFTLMVLGYSSAFAMLDAIVTLVMDTGIKFSRPIVVTALTVLSFLLALPYCTEFGYYLLTGIDRWVNDVALVFVVFAECITSTSVYRCKDVIGQVGKPAFIIYNTCYILAMVLGVAVAHAVQAGAGAGVGLGLFFAGCIASVLIAKTPDAIPPRFWGRNAFLSKLWYLAFYSVSHSFLTHSWMLSPTNPLPKGNQLRRDLNVVIGSGKNWNIPTFWPVLLRYISGPILSIVYGFSYPAFYQVRYDPLHILGFAVGHIALVMIFAGFMVPRWFNVFIPAHRQNEGKIHYAPLVTIGADEAQAIAAGNMEQGRTQTPSNSDEGVARKESPTNDGLIMEDEKRAHN; translated from the exons ATGGACGTGCTCCGGAAGATCGGGGGCTGGTTTGCCCCCCCGCCAAACAAGGCGGAAGACGGCCGCGATGCCTGGCCGTCCAGGGCCTCCTTTCTCCTGGCCTCGATGGGTGGCTGTGCCGGAATGGGCAACCTGCTGCGGTACCCTTCCCAAGTGTACAACAACCACGGTCTGCAGTGGTACATCCCGTATCTCATGGCtgtcttcatcgtcgccatcccgGTCCTGGTGCTCGAGATTGCCATCGGACAGGCCTaccgcggcggcagcgtcgtcgcATACAACAACCTCAACCAGAGGCTGAAGGGCACCGGCCTGTCTTTGCTCTATGTCGGTTTCGTCGTCACACCCTACTTTGTCGTCAATCTGGCGTGGATCATGAGCTACTTCCGCCACTCCTTCACCAGCCCGCTCCCGTGGACCGGGCGCGGCGAGGAGTTCTTCAACcgggacgtcgtcgccaacatTGATCCTATCGAAGGCAGCCTCTCAGCCGATGGCTCCAGCGTCCTGAACTACACACAGTACCCCGGTACCgccctcatcggcgagacaaCCGGATGGGCTGCCTTCACCTTTTTCCTCATGTGGGTTTCCATCTtccgcggcgtcggcttAACCGGCCGTGTCGTGTACTTCACCATGGGGCTTCCCATTGTTGTGACTatcatcctcatcggccGATCCGTGTCTCTCGAGAACGCCGGTGAAGGAGTCAAGCTGTACTTCGCCACGTGGAGAGGGAGTGAGTTGTCGAAGGGAACGGTCTGGCAGACAGCCTGCGGTCAG GTGTTCTTCAGTACCGGAGTTGGCTTCGGCTACTTCACGTCTTACGCATCTTATAACCGGCAGTATTCGAACGCGGTCATGGATTCCATTTTGATCGTCTGCAGCAACGTCCTGTTTGAGAACATCGCAGCCTTTGCCGTCTTTGGTGTCGTCGGATACCTGGGAATGCGTCCGGATCCCGAGAACCCCATCGGAGGCTTCACCGTCGGCTTCCTCACCCTTCCgttggccgtcgccgagatgccTGGTGCCAACTTCTGGGCCGTCGCCCTGTTCTTCACGCTCATGGTCCTCGGCTACAGCTCGGCCTTCGCCAtgctcgacgccatcgtgACCTTGGTCATGGACACGGGCATCAAGTTCTCTCGCCCCATCGTCGTCACGGCCCTGACCGTGCTGTCGTTCCTCCTGGCGCTGCCGTACTGCACCGAGTTCGGGTACTACCTGCTGACCGGCATCGACCGCTGGGTCAACGATGTGGCCCTCGTGTTCGTCGTATTCGCCGAGTGCATCACCTCCACAAGCGTCTACCGCTGTAAGGACGTCATCGGCCAGGTTGGAAAGCCGGCATTCATCATTTACAACACGTGCTACATCCTGGCCATGGTGCTCGGAGTAGCCGTTGCTCATGCTGTCCaggccggagccggagccggtgTCGGTCTCGGACTTTTCTTTGCTGGATGTATCGCCTCCGTCCTCATCGCAAAGACCCCTGACGCCATTCCTCCGAGATTCTGGGGCAGAAACGCTTTCTTGAGCAAACTTTGGTATCTGGCTTTCTACTCTGTAAGTCACTCTTTCCTCACTCACTCTTGGATGCTCAGTCCCACTAATCCATTGCCAAAGGGGAACCAGCTTCGCCGTGATCTGAACGTGGtcatcggcagcggcaagaaCTGGAACATCCCGACCTTTTGGCCTGTTCTCCTGCGCTACATCTCGGGCCCCATCTTGAGCATCGTGTACGGGTTCTCGTATCCAGCCTTCTACCAAGTCCGCTATGATCCCCTGCATATTCTCGGtttcgccgtcggccacATCGCTCTCGTCATGATCTTCGCCGGCTTCATGGTTCCTCGCTGGTTCAACGTCTTCATCCCGGCCCACCGACAAAACGAAGGAAAGATCCATTATGCCCCTCTCGTTACCATTGGCGCAGACGAGGCCCAGGCTATTGCGGCCGGAAACATGGAGCAGGGGCGGACGCAGACGCCTTCGAATTCGGATGAAGGAGTGGCCCGCAAGGAATCGCCGACCAACGACGGCCTGATAATGGAGGATGAGAAGAGGGCCCATAACTAA
- a CDS encoding Putative major facilitator superfamily, MFS transporter superfamily encodes MSDPLEPELEQPKRNSRMVEKFDEEITVTGVAEQPNAPRNDDFRSKSYESSVGGTIFERKLLYKLDMKLMVAMFFLNFLSLMGRTNIGAALIRQLPQDLKLDAMKVFIVLTMPAAPLILLEVPSNLLMRLLDRKFNFSYMSYMCMLDVLLGVVTIGQGFVKTFDQIMVTRFLVGVFDAGLIPGCVFLCSLYYPPTHLQWRLGLITVANICSNIAGNFLAYAIANIKTTNAFSGWRWIFIIEGIFTVVAALLCSVANVGPPEKARFLTEEEKRVIKNSVETQTTNIGILSEWRLFFMNPLNYCWGIIYCFTTTTAYSVSIFSPSFVKSFRPGLDATEIQAQIVPIFVVAAVACLTTAYAADRLNHRSAFGLAGFVFTIIGYAILRRDEHENSNVTMMALYFIAFGTYITLPMIWILTMQNLQTPFQRAIGSGFVIGVGNTSSYISAWIFKISDGPYYQSGMTISMILVIIAFGILSCTWGFIVLHNKKLDAEESFHPSGRTGQKGYYRKRFRYKA; translated from the exons ATGTCAGACCCCCTGGAACCTGAGCTGGAGCAACCAAAGCGAAACTCAAGGATGGTTGAGAAattcgacgaggagatcaCGGTGACGGGCGTGGCTGAGCAGCCAAACGCCCCAAGGAACGATGACTTTCGGAGCAAGTCTTACGAGTCGTCCGTCGGCGGGACCATTTTCGAGAGAAAGCTATTGTACAAACTGGACATGAAGCTGATGGTTGCTATGTTCTTCCTCAACTTCTTGTCCCTCATGGGGCGGACGAACATTGGTGCTGCCCTCATTCGCCAGCTGCCCCAGGATCTCAAGCTCGACGCGATGAAGGTTTTCATTGTGTTGACCATGCCCGCGGCCCCGTTGATCTTGTTGGAGGTTCCCAGCAATCTCCTTATGCGTTTGTTGGATCGCAAGTTCAACTTCTCATACATGTCTTACATGTGTATGTTGGACGTGCTGCTTG GGGTCGTCACAATTGGCCAGGGATTTGTCAAGACTTTCGATCAGATAATGGTCACTCGTtttctcgtcggcgtctttGACGCGGGACTGATACCGGGATGCGTCTTTCTCTGCTCCCTTTACTACCCTCCAACCCACCTCCAGTGGCGGCTTGGTCTCATCACCGTGGCCAACATATGCTCAAACATTGCCGGCAACTTTTTGGCGTATGCCATTGCAAACATCAAGACCACAAATGCCTTCAGTGGCTGGAGATG GATTTTCATCATCGAAGGCATTTTCACCGTCGTTGCTGCGCTTCTGTGCTCGGTAGCAAATGTCGGACCCCCCGAGAAAGCGAGGTTCCTgacagaggaagagaaaagagtCATCAAAAACTCCGTGGAAACCCAGACAACCAATATCGGCATCTTGTCTGAATGGAGGTTATTCTTCATGAACCCACTGAACTACTGCTGGGGCATCATCTACTGCTTCACGACGACTACTGCATATTCCGTCTCCATATTCTCCCCGTCTTTCGTCAAGTCGTTTCGTCCGGGGCTAGACGCTACAGAGATACAAGCCCAAATCGTTCCCATATTCGTAGTGGCCGCGGTGGCCTGTCTGACGACGGCGTATGCGGCCGACCGTTTGAACCATCGTTCTGCCTTCGGCCTAGCGGGCTTTGTTTTCACTATCATCGGCTACGCAATTTTGCGAAGGGACGAGCATGAAAACTCAAACGTCACTATGATGGCCCTCTACTTCATAGCCTTCGGTACCTACATCACGCTTCCAATGATCTGGATCCTCACCATGCAGAATCTGCAGACGCCATTTCAGCGAGCAATCGGTAGTGGATTTGTGATCGGTGTAGGCAACACGTCCAGTTACATATCAGCCTGGATCTTCAAAATCAGTGATGGGCCGTATTATCAGAGTGGGATGACTATTAGTATGATACTCGTGATCATAGCATTCGGGATCCTCTCCTGCACGTGGGGCTTCATCGTACTGCACAACAAGAAACTAGATGCGGAAGAAAGCTTTCATCCATCTGGTAGAACGGGCCAAAAGGGCTACTATAGGAAGAGATTCAGGTACAAAGCCTGA
- a CDS encoding Putative berberine/berberine, FAD-binding domain, PCMH-type, FAD-binding, type PCMH, subdomain 2, whose product MVSKAALGVAAGLIIANLCHGEAIPGALNGKSSAIETCRFLSRSHPDITYFPNTTDYTAVNEDYFTAASWLGPRCIFAPTNAELMSFAVKVLRKTNVPFALRGGGHMPIAGSNNIDLTGILLSSSNLKQLRLSRDKSTVFVEPGNDWGDVYRFLDPHGLSAVGGRLGIVGVPGFLLGGGISFFGNEHGWASANVKSVKAVLADGKIVTATADNKYSDLFWALRGGGNSFAIATEFELNAVKAPVVTVGSAVYGVGLRDKFLDSVFDFALDGTLDMKSAVIPNVHWSGTSPDHPFYASYLFYNGNNTRPSALANFTGASLAGDLGDFKARTMGEWATAGDGELEAIHGLHFRFHIVSIVASREAMRIIHDTFLSFAQEHLASIPGIGTTLTFMPISESFLTTRRGRGPRGDPMGIDASKAPFIWVEESIMFARDEDEERATWFLEITNKEIQARLKPLNVGTPYLYLNDADKNQPVFEGYDRANLRRLQEIRAKYDPDMVFTKQMPGGFKVAGVR is encoded by the exons ATGGTTTCGAAGGCCGCTTTGGGTGTTGCCGCTGGCCTCATAATTGCGAATTTGTGCCATGGAGAAGCGATACCGGGCGCCCTAAACGGCAAAAGCTCTGCCATCGAGACCTGCCGGTTCCTGAGCAGGTCCCATCCAGACATCACCTATTTCCCAAATACGACGGACTACACCGCTGTCAATGAAG ATTATTTCACTGCCGCCAGCTGGCTGGGCCCAAGATGTATCTTCGCTCCGACCAATGCGGAGCTCATGTCGTTCGCCGTCAAAGTCCTGCGGAAGACAAACGTTCCGTTCGCTCTCCGCGGAGGCGGACACATGCCCATCGCCGGCTCCAACAACATCGATTTGACGGGCATTCTCCTCTCGAGCTCCAACCTGAAGCAGCTCCGTCTCTCCAGGGACAAGTCCACCGTTTTCGTCGAGCCCGGCAACGACTGGGGGGATGTGTACAGATTCCTGGACCCTCATGGACTCTCTGCGGTGGGTGGACGTCTTGGTATCGTCGGCGTGCCGGGATTCCTGCTCGGCGGGGGCATTTCGTTCTTTGGCAACGAGCACGGCTGGGCCTCTGCAAACGTCAAGAGCGTCAAG GCTGTACTTGCCGATGGGAAGATTGTCACGGCCACGGCTGACAACAAGTACTCGGATCTCTTCTGGGCCCTGCGAGGCGGGGGCAACAGCTTCGCCATTGCGACGGAGTTCGAGCTGAATGCCGTCAAGGCCCCGGTAGTGACCGTTGGAAGCGCCGTTTACGGAGTCGGCCTACGCGACAAGTTCCTTGACAGTGTGTTCGACTTCGCCTTGGACGGAACCCTGGACATGAAATCCGCAGTCATCCCCAACGTTCACTGGTCGGGAACCTCGCCGGATCACCCATTCTATGCGTCGTATCTATTCTACAACGGTAATAACACTCGCCCAAGTGCTCTGGCCAACTTCACAGGCGCGAGTCTTGCCGGGGACCTCGGAGACTTCAAGGCCCGGACCATGGGCGAGTGGGCGACGGCTGGTGACGGCGAACTCGAGGCAATCCACGGCCTGCACTTTCGCTTCCACATTGTCTCGATCGTAGCGAGCAGGGAGGCAATGCGAATCATCCACGAcaccttcctctccttcgcccAGGAGCATCTTGCCAGCATCCCGGGTATCGGTACCACACTGACGTTCATGCCGATATCTGAATCGTTTCTCACTACCCGAAGAGGCCGGGGCCCACGCGGCGATCCCATGGGCATCGACGCATCCAAGGCCCCGTTCATCTGGGTCGAAGAGAGCATCATGTTTGCgagagacgaggacgaggagcgtGCCACATGGTTCCTGGAGATTACCAACAAGGAGATACAGGCTAGGCTGAAGCCTCTAAACGTTGGAACTCCGTACTTGTATCTCAACGACGCTGATAAGAACCAGCCGGTGTTCGAAGGGTATGACAGGGCCAACCTGAGGCGTCTCCAGGAAATCAGGGCCAAGTATGATCCCGATATGGTCTTCACCAAACAGATGCCCGGGGGGTTTAAGGTTGCCGGTGTCCGCTGA
- a CDS encoding Putative acyclic terpene utilization: MPLRTNLPGHLGSRSTNTARIASASGSAADRRHGLAELARNEDIQYIVGDWMSEYNMALRGGGKADDPNNSSEFEPSFLEAVEPALAYLDARRIKLAVNAGASDTKKLHDLLVEMVKEKDLKLKIAWIEGDEVIDVVRKGLGSGEGFTNLTTGENIKDWPFEPIYAQAYLGCWGIVEAFKQGAHIVVCGRVADASPTIACAAYHYNWRRNDYSQLAHALVAGHLIECTTYVTGGNFSGFKSLAGTSVDIGFPIAEFEANGEFCVYRQARKGGMVTVETCKAQLLYEIQGPYYYNSDVVAVLDNIKMSHVGENRVRVFNVGNIKPPPTTKVGITAKGGYQAEAHYFLCGLDTAEKATLFERQLRHVLDEASFSCLKFRTNGSCPENPSNQDAATVDLRIFAQARDQEALSPLRFLKPIVDNIMQSYPGATFHLDTRQAFAKEYYEYWVSIIPQSAARHVCHLPWKAGRVEIEPPADTVEFVYEQPSYETESPVNLSSLGPATTAPLGYVVHARSGDKGSDSNVGFFVRNADEWDWLRSLLTVSKIRELLGEDDKGKPIFRFELPHLFAVHFLLKDHLDRGVTASSSYDFLSKNLAEYLRCKHVSVPDRYLARGRI; encoded by the exons ATGCCATTGCGAACTAATCTTCCAGGGCATCTCGGCTCGCGATCAACCAACACAGCCCGTATCGCGTCCGCCTCTGGTTCTGCCGCAGACAGACGTCACGGGCTAGCCGAGCTCGCTCGGAATGAGGACATCCAGTACATCGTTGGCGATTGGATGTCGGAGTACAACATGGCGCTCAGAGGCGGCGGGAAAGCCGACGATCCGAACAACTCGTCCGAGTTTGAGCCCTCGTTCCTCGAGGCAGTCGAACCTGCGCTGGCTTATCTTGATGCCAGGCGCATCAAACTCGCAGTCAACGCAGGCGCGAGTGACACGAAGAAGTTGCACGACCTTCTTGTTGAAATGGTCAAAGAGAAAGACCTCAAGCTCAAGATCGCCTGGATCGAAGGAGATGAGGTGATTGATGTTGTTCGAAAGGGGCTGGGCAGCGGAGAGGGCTTCACGAACTTGACAACAG GTGAGAACATCAAGGATTGGCCATTCGAGCCGATCTATGCCCAGGCCTACCTGGGCTGCTGGGGGATTGTCGAAGCCTTCAAGCAAGGAGCTCACATTGTCGTGTGTGGCCGAGTGGCCGACGCGTCCCCTACAATTGCTTGTGCGGCCTATCACTATAACTGGCGGCGGAATGACTATTCGCAACTTGCCCACGCGCTCGTCGCGGGACACTTGATTGAGTGCACCACATACGTCACTGGCGGCAACTTCTCAGGGTTCAAGAGCCTCGCCGGCACATCTGTTGACATTGGCTTCCCCATAGCCGAATTCGAGGCAAATGGGGAGTTTTGTGTCTACAGGCAAGCTCGAAAGGGCGGCATGGTGACTGTCGAGACGTGTAAAGCCCAGCTACTGTACGAGATCCAAGGGCCCTACTACTACAACTCTGACGTTGTGGCCGTCCTTGACAACATTAAGATGTCACACGTGGGCGAGAACAGAGT ACGGGTCTTTAATGTCGGTAATATCAAACCGCCACCGACGACCAAAGTAGGTATCACTGCCAAGGGCGGATACCAAGCGGAAGCGCATTATTTCCTCTGCGGTCTCGACACAGCAGAAAAGGCGACTCTCTTCGAGCGGCAGCTTCGGCACGTACTAGACGAGGCGTCGTTTTCTTGCCTCAAATTCCGGACAAACGGCTCATGTCCAGAAAATCCTTCCAACCAGGACGCGGCAACGGTCGACCTGCGCATCTTCGCCCAGGCGCGCGACCAAGAGGCTCTGTCGCCGTTGAGATTCCTGAAACCCATCGTGGACAACATCATGCAGAGCTACCCCGGCGCGACGTTCCACCTGGACACGCGGCAGGCCTTCGCCAAGGAGTACTACGAGTACTGGGTCAGCATCATCCCGCAGAGCGCGGCGAGGCACGTTTGTCATCTCCCATGGAAGGCTGGGCGGGTCGAGATCGAGCCGCCGGCGGATACGGTCGAGTTCGTGTACGAACAGCCGTCGTACGAGACCGAGAGCCCCGTCAACCTCTCGTCCCTGGGACCAgcaacgacggcgccgcTTGGGTATGTCGTACACGCGAGGTCTGGTGACAAAGGCTCAGATAGCAACGTCGGGTTCTTCGTGCGGAACGCGGACGAGTGGGACTGGCTGAGATCGTTGTTGACCGTCAGCAAGATCCGAGAGCTGCTGGGGGAGGATGATAAGGGGAAGCCGATCTTCCGGTTCGAGCTTCCACACCTTTTCG CTGTGCATTTTCTTCTCAAGGATCACCTGGATCGCGGCGTCACCGCCAGCTCGTCGTACGACTTCCTTAGCAAGAACCTAGCGGAATATCTGCGATGCAAACACGTCTCCGTTCCGGATCGGTACTTGGCTCGTGGCAGGATCTGA